One window of uncultured Methanoregula sp. genomic DNA carries:
- a CDS encoding LysE family translocator, protein MFGTHNLWIFLFAGIALNLVPGQDSLYIIGRSISQGRVAGIVSVLGVGSGCMVHILAATIGLYSLLALSPLTFTAVCLAGGLYLIYLGIMTVAGRNKARPAFTFADTSEAKWQIYRQGVLTNLLNPKVALFFLAFLPQFIDPVSNLGWVSFLFLGLIFLCTGFIWCMFLALSASAVADTFRSNPNVQKGFDYFTCILFVGLGIAVLAGLV, encoded by the coding sequence ATGTTCGGGACACACAATTTATGGATATTTCTCTTCGCCGGGATCGCACTGAACCTGGTTCCCGGCCAGGACTCCCTGTACATTATCGGCCGCAGCATTTCGCAGGGGCGGGTTGCCGGCATCGTGTCCGTGCTTGGCGTTGGTTCCGGCTGCATGGTCCACATCCTTGCCGCCACCATCGGGCTCTATTCCCTGCTTGCGCTCTCGCCCCTCACGTTCACGGCAGTCTGCCTTGCCGGTGGTCTTTACCTGATTTATCTCGGAATCATGACGGTTGCCGGCAGGAACAAGGCCCGGCCGGCGTTCACCTTCGCGGATACATCCGAAGCCAAATGGCAGATTTACCGGCAGGGCGTTCTCACGAACCTCCTGAACCCGAAAGTGGCGCTCTTCTTCCTCGCGTTCCTGCCCCAGTTCATCGATCCCGTCTCGAACCTCGGGTGGGTTTCCTTCCTCTTCCTGGGACTCATCTTTCTCTGCACCGGTTTTATCTGGTGCATGTTCCTTGCCCTCAGTGCATCGGCTGTCGCGGATACGTTCAGGAGCAACCCGAACGTCCAGAAGGGTTTTGATTATTTTACCTGCATCCTGTTTGTCGGGCTGGGGATTGCGGTCCTGGCGGGGCTTGTCTGA
- a CDS encoding S8 family serine peptidase has translation MKNYTLLVITLMVCSFCVAGVSAVPVIVGFKDTPSVQFNDRTDVKLMMSAAGTTGPAYAPISSLGKVKYVYPDIHAVAMDLSDKEIADLKTNENVKYVEPDYVVSALSPMMPQNIKQIKADSVQAAGNTGTGVKVAVIDTGIDYTHPDLKDVYAGGYNFYNDNDNPMDDNGHGTHCSGIIAATGSKKGIYGTAPGVRLYGVKVLGPWGYGSTSDVVEGIYWAKNNSMQVASMSLGSWYDSQAMHDAVINATENGVLVVAAAGNEGSVSGVGETMGYPAKYDEVLAVAAVNKHNHRATWSSTGFNLGVSAPGVRIRSTVPGGYATYSGTSMATPHVAGVAALVYSAHPDWTNLQVKQKIISTATPLGNHWLYGAGLVNAAAAADIPATSIASTEAYSADTADESDVTDDGIPFSATLTPQQASA, from the coding sequence ATGAAAAACTATACCCTGCTCGTCATCACCCTGATGGTGTGCAGTTTCTGTGTCGCCGGCGTATCGGCAGTACCGGTGATTGTCGGGTTCAAGGATACCCCGTCAGTCCAGTTTAACGACCGTACCGATGTCAAACTCATGATGAGCGCAGCCGGGACAACCGGGCCTGCCTATGCTCCCATCTCCAGCCTGGGGAAGGTCAAGTACGTGTACCCGGACATCCATGCCGTTGCCATGGATCTCTCCGATAAGGAGATTGCCGACCTGAAAACAAACGAGAACGTAAAGTACGTGGAGCCGGACTATGTTGTCTCTGCACTGTCCCCGATGATGCCTCAGAATATCAAACAGATCAAGGCTGACTCGGTCCAGGCCGCGGGCAATACGGGAACCGGTGTCAAGGTTGCCGTGATCGATACCGGTATCGATTACACGCACCCCGATCTCAAGGATGTGTACGCCGGCGGCTATAATTTCTACAATGACAACGACAATCCCATGGATGACAATGGTCACGGGACCCACTGTTCCGGTATCATTGCCGCAACGGGAAGCAAGAAAGGCATCTACGGTACCGCTCCCGGTGTCCGTCTCTACGGGGTAAAAGTCCTCGGTCCCTGGGGATACGGTTCCACGAGCGATGTTGTTGAAGGTATTTACTGGGCCAAGAACAACAGCATGCAGGTTGCCTCGATGAGCCTGGGCTCATGGTATGATTCACAGGCCATGCACGATGCCGTCATCAATGCCACCGAGAACGGTGTGCTGGTTGTTGCAGCAGCAGGAAACGAGGGAAGTGTCAGCGGCGTTGGAGAGACCATGGGGTACCCGGCGAAGTATGACGAAGTCCTTGCCGTTGCAGCCGTGAACAAGCACAACCACCGGGCCACCTGGTCGAGCACGGGATTCAATCTCGGCGTCTCTGCGCCGGGCGTGAGGATCCGCTCAACGGTTCCCGGCGGGTATGCAACCTACAGCGGAACGTCCATGGCAACCCCGCATGTAGCCGGTGTTGCTGCGCTTGTGTACAGCGCCCACCCGGACTGGACAAACCTGCAGGTCAAGCAGAAGATCATCAGCACGGCAACCCCGCTCGGCAATCACTGGCTCTATGGTGCGGGCCTTGTCAATGCAGCCGCGGCTGCTGATATCCCGGCTACGTCTATAGCCAGCACTGAAGCATATTCTGCTGATACAGCGGATGAGTCTGATGTTACCGATGACGGAATCCCGTTCTCCGCAACCCTGACCCCGCAACAGGCTTCTGCTTAA